CCATCCTTTAcaaaaatacttgcaaaatGCCAGTCTGCTAAATTCAGTTTATAAATACATGCAGCACCGAATTAAGTTTTGAAAATCACCTCATCAGAACACTGACCCAACACACAGATGTGCCCTGAAACCAGGAGACCACGACATGCACCTCACTATGGCCTTTCCAGATTCAGCTGAGGCCTAGGGGCAGCTTTCATTAGGTGGCACAAAAGTCAAATCCAAGTTAACtccacttaaaaaaacaaacatgatCTGTATGGATTCAGCCACTCTTCACATTTCccatgaaacaaaaaagtaaaaataggaAACTGGCactttaaagcagaaaatggatGTGTTTCAGTGAGTAATTAGGTAAAAAAACTACTTTATTTGACTGACATACAAAGTTTTAACTAAATTAAGGCCTGAATTTGAATAGGAAACTGGAGGCCCAACATGAGTCAGAATTCAGACTTCTGGAATCTAAGACCTAGGTTTTCATTTACAGTAGTTACCAGGTAATAAAGGAATATCtatatggaaaacaaaatgagcaAAGATCTAAATCTGAACTACCTGTTGATAAAGCTCCAGCATCATCACTGACCCAAAAATCAGCGGTTTGGTCCCTTTTTGGTAATCAGCAATAACAAAATGCATCATGCAGAATAAAATTTCTCTATCAAGCAATAGCAGGACCACTCCCTTTGGGTGCCGTGCTTACCTATGAACCGTTCCACGGCCATTTCCCTTGTCACCAGCTCCCCGAAGACGCCCCTTAGGTTCCCGATGAGCTCCGCGACTTCCCTGCTCTCCGTGAAGCTGTCCAGGATGTTCTTCTCGCTGATGGCACCGGGCTCCCGCTCCTCGCCCTCCTCTGGCTCCGGCCCCACTCCGTCCATCCCGGCGGGCCCGGCGCTGGCAGTGACAGAGAGAAGGGTCGGTGCCACCGCCCGTcagcccccgcccggcccgccaTGCGGCCACCGCGCCCCTCCCGCAGCccctcccgcagccccgcccgGCCCTACCGGCCTCCGCCGCTGGCCCGCACCACGGGGCTCCCGGAGCCGCCGCCCTCGCCCCGGCCGGCCCGGCGCGGTGCGACCACCCGGGACAAGCGACCAAGCGCCCACCCGGCACAGGCGCCCAGAGCCACCAcgggcccgccccgcgccgccgcagCTCCCGCCCTGCTACGGGCCGCCAGGAGGGACCAaaggcggcggcggcaccgccTCCGAGCCCGGCCCCTCCGCGGGGTGACGGGGAGCTGAGACTCTGGAGACACACACCGGGAATGGGGACATCCAGCTTGGGGATACTCAGCGGGGATGGGAGCACCCACCCTGGGGACacctgctggggatggggacatTCACCGGGGACAGGGACATCCACGGGCGATGAGGACATCCACCCTGGAGATACCCACCGGCAACAGGGACaccccccagggatggggacacccAGTCTGGAGATGGGGACATCCACCCTGGGGTCACCCATCCTAGGGATACCCAATGATGGGGTCCTGGACATGGGACAAGGATGGGGACACGGGCATGGGCACCCATGCACTGGCTGAAGACGGAGATAGGAACCTCCTAGGGAAGGGATCAGGGATGGGGACCTGTGCACGGGGAGCTCAGGGAAAAGGACCAGGATAGGGACAACCTCGGTTGCACAAGGAGTGGGGGAGACAGCTGGATGATGCTGCTATCCATGACCTCCATGCCTTACCCCACCCACACCAAAACACCGCATTACATGGTTAATATCATAACGCATTTTCTAAACCTCATACAATTCTGGAAACATTTGAAGCCTGAAAGCTACAACGACAGCTCCACTGATTATACAGGAAATTCAAGGAGGCACTTCAGCCTGGCCAGGATGTCAGAAAAGGTAGTTGCTCTTTACTGCTATCCAGCAGCTCCACCCACACCcaaatattttatcttcagGCTCAAGTTCATGAAATCAAACCACGATCACAAAACACATGTACACCGAATGGCTGGTTTCTGCAAGGCAAGTGTTTTATTTGAGAAGAAGTTTGAGTTCACAAGTACTTCCCAGTGTGATACAGGTCGGTTTGTTCACATCCAGAAACACCAGTGCACATGCACTTTGCTCTTTCCTCAGACCTAGATCTTCCAGCCATCAGCTACAATTCCAACTGTATTCTTACTCTACTGTTCCACTTTTCCACCCTTATAGTTCAATTAAGTTTTATAACCAACCATGACAGATTCCCCTGATTcaaaggaagtaaaaatttTTCACTATTCGTATCATATTTACAGAGAACAAAGCGCATTGTTTTAAACCAATTATAAGATcaaattttaaactttattaAATCTTTACAGCACAACCATTTAAAGTTGAAAAAAGTCTAAACATATTAGAGCGCTTTTGAATATAATATTTTAGTATTAGTCATGCCAACTGTCTGAAGCCTAAATATTCAGGTCATTCTTACCCAAACCTTCTAATTCATATTTGTGGGACTGCACTTACTTCTACTCTCCTCGCCACTCTCTTCCTTTAAAACCCCACAGAGTCACTAATGTACTCTAGCTCAGACTGTACACCAGTATCTTTGCTGAACAGTTTTCTCCCCAGATTCCCACTGCCtatgttttctgtaaaaataaagcagtaagGGACAATAAAACCCCTTACAAATCCATCAGATTTGACGCTGTTCCTTCCATAACCCAGCGGTGGCACAACAGACCAGCTTTGCCCACTGCACTCATTTTCTAAAATTGAAAATCCATCAAGCACCAACCAACCCAGCAGCCACAGGTGCTTCCTCTCACCCAACCATGGAGCCTCCCTCCCACgttttgctgtctttttacaaagttatttaaatatgttaCTACTGTAGTACAACATACTGAAATATCACACTAAAACTATGAAATGTTACTATCAGCTTTGAGTGGTAACAACCTACTTCTGACTGTACAGTTAATTACCAAGGAACTAGACATCCTTTCAGAAAATACCACTGGAATTTCAGTTCTTATAGTTCTTAACAAATGTGAgtaaattacattaaataaatattagaaatattattaattaCATATGTTTGCCAAGTGCAGCCAAAGGGCCTTGTCTACTCgttaaattaaaaagagaatgtTTTCAGATTCATAGAATCTGACTGCAATTTTGGATTAGGACATTTGACATGCAAAAGGACaggaaagggaaacagaagaCTATGGAAATATTCATGGGAAAAGGGCTGGGAACACACAGAAAACTAAACCAGAACAAACAAAGGCAGAAGTAAGAACTTGTTATTCCTTCCAGCACCACTGTCCCACAGCTGCATCTCTCCATAACAAACTGctgatggagcagcagcaggagtgggaagATGCTGCTGTGGAACAACTGGGAACACAGCAGCTACGAAGTGAGAGAGCAAGGTCAGGCTGACTGTCgtgctgcttttccaagccACTGGAGCCTTGACAAACAGGGCAGCCCTTTCCTTCAGCAGGGGAGGAATCTGTGCTGGGAAACTAGTGCCCAAGTTAAAGATTACACAATTGCTCTTAATTAGTGAGGCTCAAAAGTGCACTAAGCCTTCTCCATTATCAGGTGTTTTACCATCAATTCCGAGTTTGTGGTACTTGGGATGAGCAGGGGCTGCTCATTTCTAAGGGACTATGTCAGAATTTCTCAAATGTACCTGGTTACTTTAGAAGTTTCCTCATCATGTTTAGGGTAGAGCCCCTGTACCCTGTCCCAAAATGGTTCCAGTGGTTTATGTAATTAAAGAGCTGATACAACTTATTTCGTTTCTCAAATCCCGGAGCTTTGGGTATTATGCTGTGATaggcagagaaaaaagagcTGCTGAACCCCCCAAACATTCCAGCAATGGCCAGTTCAAATTCCGAATGGCCATAGAAGGAGGCAGGGTCAAATATAATCGGCCCGGAGTCGTCCTCAGCCACATTCCCTGCCCACAGGTCCCCGTGCAGGAGAGCGGGAACAATTTCTACATCACAGAACATTTCAGGAATCTTTGGCTGAAAAAGCATAAACAGACATGTAACAATTAAAAcgttttgaagaaaatattaaataaaagtaCTGTAGCATGTTAGAGCCTGAGCTGGCCAAATGCTGCCTGTGTTCAGCCCTCATGGAGTGCTTTGGACGTTGATGGCAACAAGAACAAGCCAGTGATAAATGTTCTGGGTTGTTCTTGACAGAGCTTAGCAAAGCATTTAATTCACAGTCTATTATCAACACCTAGTACTGATACATTGTTTCTAGACATGGATACTGCTGGCCGTCatgagaaatataaaataatttcatttaaactaAGACGTTTCAATGGCAAAAAGGACTGCAGTAAGCATCTGGACCAATGAACAGAGGAGAGGAACACATCCCTGGTGTTCCATGAGTGCTGCATGGAACATGGCCTGAACCAGCCTCAGCTGTAAGACTAGACCAGGTAAAATACAAATCTGTCCAGGCAGCAGAATTTCACCCACTTCATAAGACCAAGCTCTTAGGATTTaccttattattattattatcagaAAAAACGTTAATgctcaattattttttccactatATATAAAAATcgaaagagcagcaggaattctgTTCAGCTGACAGTGTTTCTGGACCCACTGTGAAGCTCATCCAGACCCTGCTCTTCATTCCAAGCTAAGTAAATCCCTTATAAAACACCTTTACAATCCCACTGATAcgcattttctgaaattctagaaaataaatttaagacaTGGTTCATACTTTGAGTTGTGACCAGAGCTCCCTGGCTTCTCTGTCTCCATAATCTTTTTCAATCAAATCCAGCTGAGCCTGGAGTCGGTGACGGATAAAGAAGGATGGCCAGTCACTCTGCCACTCATTCACCTGGAAAATACAACACGAGTTTGTAACACACAATTTTAACATATGTGCAGCCAGTGTTAATAACAGAGATCCAGTTAAAACATTCAATGCTGACACAATGGCCTGGACGATGTCAGTGTGACCAATGCACAGAGACATcagatgttttgctttgggAGTGCTGCTCTCCACCACACTTAGGTGGGGCTCTCTTTAATATAAGTTGAGTTTCTGGCTATTTTCATTCATTCCCATTTTCTTAATGTATTTTAGAGGGAGAGTTCCTGGTGAGACCATTTCAGTTGTTCAATATCATGTTTCAAATCtttctggaaatgcagaagtatttattcatttttactGGGTAACACGTTTCTAATTTGGTGAAAAGTTGTACTTAGCAAAGAGTTTTGAGGTACTGGAGGTTCGTTCAGTTAAGTCATAGAATGAAATCCTGGCACATGCAGAGCCTCAAAGAGCCCTTTCCAGTGTCTCATGAGACATGTTGCATGATGAGGCTCTCCAAAAGCAGTGGAGAGATCCATATAGAAGGGGTTAATAAAACCAACACATCCAAAGggacactgatttttttaagtatCACCAAGCTAAAGAACCACCACATCATTCCAAATTCTCACTCAATCCACCACATCTGCTGGCCACATGCACAGTTCCAGGGCACATACATTGGATAGATTTTGTGATCTCTGGGCAGTCAAGGCAGGATggaacagggaaagcaaagctgtgctcaGAAAGCTGAAGACAAATGGAGCAAGTTTGTGTATGAGGAGTTTACAGACCTGTACAAGTGCCTGTTGGCTTTCACACCTGTGGAACTGACCATACCTGTGGGATATAACCacagcaagtggctgtgtggaaTCCAAACCGATCCACAAACTGGGACTCGGAGTGACCGGCTCCTTTTCctacagaacaaaataaatattagggCCTTTGAGATCTTTACATGGTAAAGTTTGCAAAGACAGAACCTAATTTCAAAACATAGGCAGAAAAAGTTACTTTAAGCAATAAGTTACACTTATTTCATGGTCACAACCCTTTCAAAAGGTGGAAAGAACTCTTATGGACTTGAAGATGCTGAATGGAAATAGAGGCATAGTCAGTCACAGTCAGTGAGTTTGCTTTGGATAAAGGAGTTGGACATTTCGGAAAGGAGCCCAAACACCGAGTCACAATCTGCTGTTCTGACACTTGGACATGTTGCCATTAAATGTGGCTTGGGTTTGATTCATAGATTATTTGGGACCTGCCAGTAATTTGGCcttcactcaaaaaaaaatggattaaaatttGTCCACCACTAAGAGTCAGACCCAGTCCACCTCTGAAGTCATTGGAACAACACAGATACAGACTggtactaaaaaaataattctttatatagctgaggttttttttcatttatgcttTAATTCACTTTGAGGAGCAGcaatttttgaatattttgccACTTATTTGAGTTCAAAAACGTCATCCCCAATATCTTTAAAAGGGAACTTTATTCTGCACTTACTAAGGAACAATATTCTGTAATCAGTTAATTATCTAAACCAACAGCAAGCAAAAAATAGGATTTCTATAAGCTCAAGAGCATTTTAAGAGAGTACATGAGGCTGAAAGGTTTCACTGACACTGAAGAAGAGTCCAAATTGTCAGTTTGACTTAGGAGAGCTGGAAGTTCTAACAACCAAGTGTTAGTGCTATTTCTTACTAAATTTCAGAATCCACGTCATTTTGTACAACAAAGTATACACGGAATGaagaattcaaaataaattaattttgttttgccaaGGTTAAAATGATGTGTTTAAAAATCACAATAGTAGTTCAAGCTGCTGTGTGTATAAGGTCCATTTTGAGAAGTGTGGCATAAGGACAAGAGGGACATGGCCCATGAAACTGTCCTAGTGTTGACTTTAATTATCATGAAAATGATAATGCAATGCTGCACCACAGCCAAAGGAATTGCTTCCTTTTTGGTTTAGTACATGACATCAATACTCTACCAATTGTGCTTCCCTCAGTCCTCAGCTTCTCTCCAAGTTTCTGGTTATAAAGATGAAGCTCTGCTATCTGCTCTCCCAGCTTTGAAGAGTATCTGTAGGAtcaaataaaccaaaatgaagCTGAAGCAAATGAACAAATATtatagtgaaaaaaacccctcaattAAATATGACCAAGGCTATTTCCAGCAAACATAGAACCTTAATCAATTTCACAAGCACCTA
The genomic region above belongs to Corvus cornix cornix isolate S_Up_H32 chromosome 18, ASM73873v5, whole genome shotgun sequence and contains:
- the FN3K gene encoding fructosamine-3-kinase isoform X2; translation: MKLHRRIVITEEKESHNPFTHERLGLSYSSMFQARKMFEGEMASLEAIRKTKIVRVPQPIKVIDLPGGGAMFAMEYLKMKHLNKYSSKLGEQIAELHLYNQKLGEKLRTEGSTIGKGAGHSESQFVDRFGFHTATCCGYIPQVNEWQSDWPSFFIRHRLQAQLDLIEKDYGDREARELWSQLKPKIPEMFCDVEIVPALLHGDLWAGNVAEDDSGPIIFDPASFYGHSEFELAIAGMFGGFSSSFFSAYHSIIPKAPGFEKRNKLYQLFNYINHWNHFGTGYRGSTLNMMRKLLK
- the FN3K gene encoding fructosamine-3-kinase isoform X1 is translated as MTMEKILKAELNTNVLKALGSSGGGCISQGQTYETDSGRVFVKINHKPQARKMFEGEMASLEAIRKTKIVRVPQPIKVIDLPGGGAMFAMEYLKMKHLNKYSSKLGEQIAELHLYNQKLGEKLRTEGSTIGKGAGHSESQFVDRFGFHTATCCGYIPQVNEWQSDWPSFFIRHRLQAQLDLIEKDYGDREARELWSQLKPKIPEMFCDVEIVPALLHGDLWAGNVAEDDSGPIIFDPASFYGHSEFELAIAGMFGGFSSSFFSAYHSIIPKAPGFEKRNKLYQLFNYINHWNHFGTGYRGSTLNMMRKLLK